One region of Turicibacter bilis genomic DNA includes:
- a CDS encoding amino acid ABC transporter ATP-binding protein produces the protein MEANHIIEIHRLKKHFGNLEVLNNIEFHVKKGEVITIIGSSGSGKSTLLRCINLLENPDSGEILYHGKDILKGNININHHRTKVGMVFQSFNLFQNKTVLENCMIGQTKILKRSKEEAKEKAMFYLKKVGMEQFANCSSTQLSGGQKQRVAIARALCMDPEVLLFDEPTSALDPEMVGGILDVMKQLADEGLTMIVVTHEMGFAKEVSDRVVFMDKGVIAEEGTPEQIFINPTQERTKEFLHRYLSKSL, from the coding sequence GTGGAAGCGAATCATATTATTGAAATCCATCGTTTGAAAAAACATTTTGGGAATTTAGAAGTTTTAAATAACATTGAGTTTCATGTAAAAAAAGGAGAAGTTATTACAATTATTGGATCAAGTGGAAGCGGGAAATCAACCCTTTTACGTTGTATTAATTTATTAGAGAATCCAGATAGTGGAGAAATTTTATATCATGGAAAAGATATTTTAAAGGGAAATATTAATATTAATCATCATCGAACAAAAGTGGGAATGGTATTTCAAAGCTTTAATTTATTTCAAAACAAGACGGTTTTGGAAAATTGTATGATTGGTCAAACTAAAATTTTAAAACGAAGTAAAGAAGAAGCGAAAGAAAAAGCGATGTTTTATTTAAAAAAAGTGGGAATGGAGCAATTTGCAAACTGTAGTAGTACACAACTATCAGGAGGACAAAAGCAACGTGTTGCCATTGCGCGAGCCCTTTGTATGGATCCAGAAGTGTTATTGTTTGATGAACCAACTAGTGCACTCGATCCAGAGATGGTTGGTGGTATCTTAGATGTCATGAAACAGTTAGCGGATGAAGGATTAACGATGATTGTGGTAACACATGAAATGGGGTTTGCAAAAGAGGTTAGTGATCGTGTGGTCTTTATGGATAAAGGGGTTATTGCTGAAGAAGGCACACCTGAGCAAATCTTCATAAATCCAACGCAAGAGCGTACAAAAGAATTCTTACATCGTTATTTATCTAAGAGCCTTTAG
- the dnaK gene encoding molecular chaperone DnaK — MGKIIGIDLGTTNSCVSVMEGGEAKVIANPEGARTTPSVVSFKGEERQVGDVAKRQAITNPNTIMSIKRHMGTNHKVTVEGKEYTPQEISAIILQNLKATAEAYLGEPVTEAVITVPAYFNDAERQATKDAGRIAGLDVKRIINEPTAAALAYGLDKTDKEQIILVYDLGGGTFDVSILDLADGTFEVLATAGDNRLGGDDFDQVIIDWLVKEFKSETGVDLSADKMAMQRLKDAAEKAKKDLSGVTSVQISLPFISMNATGPLHLEKTLSRAQFDAMTAPLVERTMGPVRQALKDAKMTANDLDQVLLVGGSTRIPAVQAAIKNELGKEPNKGVNPDEVVAMGAAIQGGVLQGDVKDILLLDVTPLSLGIETMGQVMTVLIPRNTTIPTSKSQVFSTAADNQPAVDIHVLQGERPMASDNKTLGRFQLGDIPPAPRGIPQIEVTFDIDANGIVNVKAKDLGTQKEQRITITSGSGLTDEEIDRMVREAEENADADAKRKEQAELRNEAEQLIFAAKKSVTELGDEVTAEEKANVESGVEALEKALSEGNVDEIKAKKEELEKVAQELAVKVYSKAAEAGQAAQGGAESGDDSVVDAEYKEV, encoded by the coding sequence ATGGGTAAAATTATCGGTATCGACTTAGGAACAACAAACTCATGTGTTTCTGTAATGGAAGGTGGAGAGGCAAAGGTTATTGCTAATCCAGAAGGAGCTCGTACAACACCATCTGTTGTTTCATTTAAAGGTGAAGAACGTCAAGTTGGTGATGTGGCTAAACGTCAGGCAATTACGAACCCAAATACAATTATGTCAATCAAACGTCATATGGGAACAAACCACAAAGTGACAGTTGAAGGGAAAGAATATACACCACAAGAAATTTCAGCAATCATTTTACAAAACTTAAAAGCTACTGCTGAGGCTTACTTAGGTGAACCAGTAACAGAAGCTGTTATTACAGTACCTGCTTACTTTAATGATGCTGAGCGTCAAGCGACAAAAGATGCTGGACGTATCGCTGGTTTAGATGTAAAACGTATTATTAATGAGCCAACTGCAGCTGCATTAGCATACGGATTAGATAAAACAGATAAAGAACAAATCATCTTAGTATATGATTTAGGTGGAGGAACATTCGACGTATCTATCTTAGATTTAGCAGATGGAACATTCGAAGTATTAGCTACAGCAGGAGATAACCGCTTAGGTGGAGATGACTTCGACCAAGTGATTATTGATTGGTTAGTTAAAGAGTTCAAATCAGAAACTGGTGTTGATTTATCAGCAGATAAAATGGCAATGCAACGTTTAAAAGATGCAGCTGAAAAAGCGAAAAAAGACTTATCAGGGGTAACTTCAGTCCAAATTTCATTACCATTTATCTCAATGAATGCCACAGGTCCTTTACACTTAGAAAAAACATTATCTCGTGCACAATTTGATGCGATGACTGCACCGTTAGTAGAACGTACAATGGGACCAGTTCGTCAAGCATTAAAAGATGCAAAAATGACAGCTAATGACTTAGATCAAGTATTATTAGTTGGTGGATCAACTCGTATCCCAGCAGTTCAAGCAGCAATTAAAAATGAATTAGGAAAAGAACCTAATAAAGGAGTAAACCCAGATGAAGTAGTAGCAATGGGTGCTGCAATTCAAGGTGGAGTCTTACAAGGTGACGTTAAAGACATCTTATTATTAGACGTAACTCCATTATCATTAGGTATCGAAACAATGGGACAAGTTATGACAGTATTAATCCCTCGTAACACAACAATCCCAACTTCAAAATCACAAGTATTCTCAACTGCAGCGGATAACCAACCAGCAGTAGATATTCATGTCTTACAAGGTGAACGTCCAATGGCAAGTGATAATAAAACATTAGGACGCTTCCAATTAGGAGATATCCCACCAGCACCACGCGGAATCCCTCAAATCGAAGTAACATTCGATATCGATGCAAATGGTATTGTAAATGTTAAGGCAAAAGATTTAGGAACACAAAAAGAGCAACGTATCACAATTACTTCAGGATCAGGATTAACTGACGAAGAAATCGATCGCATGGTACGTGAAGCTGAAGAAAATGCAGATGCAGATGCTAAACGTAAAGAGCAAGCAGAACTTCGCAATGAAGCAGAACAATTAATCTTCGCAGCTAAAAAATCAGTCACTGAATTAGGGGATGAAGTAACTGCAGAAGAAAAAGCAAATGTTGAATCTGGTGTTGAAGCATTAGAAAAAGCATTAAGCGAAGGAAATGTAGATGAAATTAAAGCGAAAAAAGAAGAACTTGAAAAAGTGGCTCAAGAATTAGCAGTTAAAGTTTATTCAAAAGCAGCTGAAGCTGGGCAAGCCGCTCAAGGTGGAGCAGAATCAGGTGACGATTCAGTAGTAGACGCTGAATATAAAGAAGTATAA
- a CDS encoding transporter substrate-binding domain-containing protein: MKKFIGVLALGSLLVGCGANGTNSEDQFIVGMECNYAPFNWQTDKETETAVSIGGAGLCDGYDIRVASQIADTLGKELVVKKLDWDGLQPALQSGEIHAIIAGMTANEEREQGIDFTTPYFESEMVMIVKKDGNYVDATSINDFSGANVIGQMNTNYDEIIDQIKDVNHLTPRSSYPELVQTLLAGESDGITAELPVAEGVVQANPSLTIIHFADGEGFDVDTSVSIGLKEGSRGSDFFNNVQAALDQISEATRQEWMNAARETAPTGE; the protein is encoded by the coding sequence ATGAAAAAATTTATTGGAGTTTTAGCATTAGGTTCGTTGTTAGTTGGGTGTGGAGCAAACGGAACAAATTCAGAGGATCAATTTATTGTAGGAATGGAGTGTAATTATGCTCCATTTAACTGGCAAACAGATAAGGAAACGGAAACAGCTGTTTCAATTGGTGGAGCGGGATTATGTGATGGTTATGATATACGAGTGGCCTCACAAATTGCAGATACGCTGGGGAAAGAATTAGTCGTTAAAAAATTAGATTGGGATGGATTACAGCCAGCACTTCAATCAGGGGAAATTCATGCCATTATTGCAGGGATGACAGCGAATGAAGAGCGTGAACAAGGAATTGACTTTACAACACCATACTTTGAATCTGAAATGGTCATGATAGTTAAAAAAGATGGAAACTATGTGGATGCCACTTCAATTAATGACTTTAGTGGAGCTAATGTCATCGGACAAATGAATACAAATTATGATGAAATCATTGATCAAATCAAAGATGTTAATCATTTAACGCCACGTTCAAGCTATCCTGAATTAGTTCAAACATTATTAGCAGGAGAGTCTGATGGAATCACAGCTGAATTACCAGTTGCCGAAGGAGTTGTCCAAGCGAATCCAAGTTTAACAATTATTCATTTTGCTGATGGGGAAGGATTTGATGTAGATACATCTGTATCAATTGGGTTAAAAGAAGGAAGCCGCGGATCAGATTTCTTTAATAACGTACAAGCTGCTTTAGATCAAATTTCTGAAGCGACACGTCAGGAATGGATGAATGCTGCACGCGAAACAGCGCCAACAGGAGAGTAA
- a CDS encoding 16S rRNA (uracil(1498)-N(3))-methyltransferase, with the protein MQRYFLNNTQFQGDGAIITGDDAHHMSRVMRMEPGDQIIVCNEDKACHFATIKQMNGQEIEVTLDSVIEAQTELPIEVTIAHGLPKGDKFEWVIQKATECGASEFIPLNMERSVVKLDAKKASKKVERWNKIAKEAAEQSHRQMVPTVTDVYTFKQLLDRASQYDVCLFAYEETAKQGQLAQLKQSLREIQTNGKMLVVVGPEGGISEKEETLLLQSGFKPCALGPRILRTETAPIYILSAISYALEL; encoded by the coding sequence ATGCAACGCTATTTTTTAAACAATACTCAATTTCAAGGGGATGGTGCCATTATTACGGGTGATGATGCGCATCATATGTCACGTGTCATGCGTATGGAGCCAGGTGATCAAATTATTGTATGTAATGAAGATAAAGCGTGTCACTTTGCAACCATTAAGCAAATGAATGGACAAGAGATTGAAGTTACATTAGACTCTGTAATTGAAGCACAAACAGAGCTTCCAATTGAAGTGACAATTGCACATGGGTTACCAAAAGGTGATAAATTTGAATGGGTGATTCAAAAGGCAACGGAATGTGGGGCTAGTGAGTTTATTCCACTTAATATGGAACGTTCAGTTGTAAAGTTAGATGCGAAAAAAGCGAGTAAGAAAGTAGAACGTTGGAATAAGATTGCCAAAGAAGCAGCAGAGCAATCGCATCGACAAATGGTTCCGACAGTTACTGATGTTTATACATTTAAGCAATTATTAGATCGAGCTTCACAATATGATGTTTGTTTATTTGCCTATGAAGAAACAGCAAAACAAGGGCAGTTAGCGCAGTTAAAGCAATCACTAAGGGAGATTCAAACGAATGGTAAGATGCTAGTAGTGGTTGGGCCTGAAGGTGGAATTAGTGAAAAAGAAGAGACATTATTACTACAATCAGGATTTAAACCTTGTGCGTTAGGGCCACGTATTTTAAGGACGGAAACGGCACCGATTTATATTTTAAGTGCCATTTCGTACGCATTAGAATTATAA
- the prmA gene encoding 50S ribosomal protein L11 methyltransferase: MNWLELSFHTTHEAFDLVSNIFIEAGSKGVLVEDSNTLTEAHEDHFGEIYRLNPDDYPTTGVVIKGYLAVTSDIENQLEFVRTQLLNLKLDHYDHNKLEIKMLDEEDWANSWKKHYNPIEITKTLVIKPCWLEPTTDPSVVEIMLDPGMAFGSGTHETTQLCLELIEKYVNSQQVVVDVGTGSGILAIAASKLGAKSVYAVDLDAMAVIRAKENIEMNHCQNILVEKNNLIDGVGALGQQPTLMVANILAPIIINMLSDVEKVLPVGKTFICSGIVDHEKDAVVQALNAHHFTVTEVKEKNGWVAIVAIYNGCK; the protein is encoded by the coding sequence ATGAACTGGTTAGAACTAAGTTTTCATACAACTCATGAGGCATTTGATTTAGTTAGCAATATTTTTATTGAAGCTGGTTCAAAGGGAGTACTAGTAGAAGACTCAAATACATTAACAGAAGCTCATGAAGATCATTTTGGTGAGATTTATCGCTTAAATCCTGATGACTATCCAACAACAGGTGTGGTTATTAAAGGTTACTTAGCGGTCACATCAGATATTGAAAATCAATTAGAGTTTGTAAGAACGCAATTATTAAATTTAAAACTGGATCATTATGACCATAATAAATTGGAGATTAAAATGTTAGATGAAGAAGATTGGGCGAATAGTTGGAAAAAGCATTATAACCCAATCGAAATCACTAAGACATTAGTCATTAAGCCATGTTGGTTAGAGCCAACAACGGATCCATCGGTCGTTGAAATTATGTTAGATCCAGGAATGGCCTTTGGTTCGGGAACACACGAAACCACACAACTTTGTCTAGAATTAATCGAAAAATATGTGAATTCTCAACAAGTTGTGGTCGATGTTGGGACAGGGTCAGGAATTTTGGCAATTGCAGCGTCAAAACTTGGGGCGAAGTCAGTTTATGCCGTCGACTTAGATGCGATGGCTGTGATTCGTGCGAAAGAAAATATTGAAATGAATCATTGTCAAAATATTTTAGTTGAAAAAAATAATTTAATTGATGGAGTAGGTGCTTTAGGGCAACAACCAACCTTAATGGTAGCTAATATTTTAGCCCCTATTATCATTAATATGTTAAGCGATGTTGAAAAAGTATTACCGGTTGGTAAAACATTTATCTGTTCAGGAATTGTCGATCATGAAAAAGACGCAGTGGTACAAGCATTAAATGCTCATCATTTTACAGTAACTGAAGTAAAAGAGAAGAATGGATGGGTTGCTATTGTGGCAATCTATAATGGTTGCAAGTAG
- the grpE gene encoding nucleotide exchange factor GrpE — MNKDAQSVEELNEENVEAVESTCCQEESEATETVETISETESLKQQIEELKDQLLRNAAELENFKRRMNEERAREVKYRSQSIVTNIIPAIDNFERALSSTVEDENTKTFLTGFKMIHAQLVDALKQEGVEVIVAEGVAFDPTVHQAVMQEAVEGVESGMVLQELQKGYKLKDRVIRPSMVKVSE; from the coding sequence TTGAATAAGGATGCCCAATCAGTTGAGGAATTAAATGAAGAAAATGTGGAAGCTGTAGAATCAACGTGCTGCCAAGAAGAGTCTGAAGCAACAGAAACAGTTGAAACAATCTCTGAAACTGAAAGTTTAAAGCAGCAAATTGAAGAGTTAAAAGATCAATTGCTACGTAATGCGGCAGAGCTTGAAAACTTCAAGCGTCGTATGAATGAAGAACGTGCACGTGAAGTAAAGTATCGTTCGCAATCAATTGTAACAAATATTATTCCAGCAATTGATAACTTTGAACGTGCATTATCAAGTACGGTTGAAGATGAAAATACGAAAACATTCTTAACAGGATTTAAAATGATCCATGCTCAATTAGTGGATGCTCTTAAACAAGAAGGAGTAGAAGTAATCGTAGCAGAGGGTGTTGCTTTCGACCCAACAGTACACCAAGCAGTGATGCAAGAAGCTGTAGAAGGTGTAGAATCAGGAATGGTATTACAAGAGTTACAAAAAGGATATAAGCTAAAGGATCGTGTGATCCGACCATCAATGGTAAAAGTTAGCGAATAA
- a CDS encoding amino acid ABC transporter permease: MMFQVDFFEKAFDLFTNNFNLFWYGIKITLLLALLGTIFGLVIGLVLGGIRAIAIEPRDSMGVKAIKKVLHWIVGLYVWFFRGTPMMVQAMFLYYALRPVLGWDAMTAGIVIISVNTGAYMAEIIRSGIQSIDKGQIEAARSIGMTSSQTMRYIILPQAIKNSFPSIGNEFIVNIKDSSMLNVIGVIEVFFQSRSVAGSAMLYSETFFITCLIYLVLTTITAQILRFIEKRMNLPKTSFPASQTVPNTLD, from the coding sequence ATGATGTTTCAAGTTGATTTTTTTGAGAAAGCTTTTGATTTATTTACAAATAATTTTAATTTATTTTGGTATGGGATTAAAATTACATTATTATTAGCCTTATTGGGAACAATATTTGGATTAGTTATTGGTCTTGTTTTAGGAGGGATTCGTGCCATTGCCATCGAACCTCGTGATTCGATGGGAGTTAAGGCTATAAAAAAAGTATTACATTGGATTGTGGGGTTGTATGTGTGGTTCTTTAGAGGAACGCCGATGATGGTGCAAGCAATGTTTTTATATTATGCCTTAAGACCTGTCCTTGGGTGGGATGCGATGACAGCAGGGATTGTAATTATTTCTGTGAATACGGGTGCTTATATGGCGGAGATTATTCGTTCTGGGATTCAATCCATTGATAAGGGGCAAATTGAAGCTGCACGTAGTATTGGAATGACGAGCTCGCAAACCATGAGATACATTATTTTACCACAGGCCATCAAAAATTCATTCCCATCTATCGGAAATGAATTTATCGTTAATATCAAAGATAGTTCGATGCTAAATGTCATTGGGGTGATTGAAGTTTTCTTTCAATCACGATCAGTAGCTGGTAGTGCGATGTTATATTCAGAAACATTTTTTATTACTTGTTTGATTTATTTAGTGTTGACAACGATTACGGCGCAAATTTTGCGATTTATTGAGAAAAGAATGAATCTGCCTAAAACATCTTTTCCAGCGTCACAAACTGTACCTAATACGCTTGACTAA
- the hrcA gene encoding heat-inducible transcriptional repressor HrcA, with translation MLTERQILVLKAIVEEFIQTAQPVGSRILSKKEELNFSAATIRNDMADLEDLGFIEKTHTSSGRVPSQKGYRYYVDFIVNQEPMETTPEVGIFRQLLDQKQFERETTIKEAVKLLSSLTNYTSILLGPSRDYSRVKKIQLVPISERQAVFVLITDQGHVESRTITLPTNIDMTRMESIIKALDELLVGEYIGQVHEKLTESFEHQLHDFISYKEEIMYTMLQLLTQSLNQQNYILSGKSNILKQPEFNDLDKAYHLFNMIEADEIVKVIEADEDGHQLTVKIGQENEIKAMENCTLITVPYQISDHEFGKIAVLGPTRMEYRKIIPLLEQVARIMSDLYK, from the coding sequence TTGCTAACAGAACGTCAAATATTAGTTTTAAAGGCAATTGTAGAAGAGTTCATACAAACTGCACAACCAGTTGGTTCGCGAATCCTTTCTAAAAAGGAGGAGTTAAACTTCTCTGCTGCAACCATTCGTAATGATATGGCGGATTTAGAAGATTTGGGATTTATTGAAAAAACTCATACATCAAGTGGTCGTGTGCCTAGTCAGAAAGGCTATCGCTATTATGTAGATTTTATTGTAAATCAAGAACCGATGGAGACAACACCAGAAGTAGGAATATTTAGACAATTGTTAGATCAAAAACAATTTGAACGTGAAACAACGATTAAAGAAGCTGTGAAGCTCTTATCGAGTTTGACTAACTACACATCGATTTTACTTGGACCTTCTAGAGATTATAGTCGAGTGAAAAAAATTCAACTTGTTCCAATCTCAGAACGTCAAGCGGTGTTTGTTTTGATTACAGATCAAGGCCATGTAGAAAGTCGAACAATTACTCTTCCAACTAATATTGATATGACTAGAATGGAAAGCATTATCAAAGCACTCGATGAGTTATTAGTAGGAGAATACATTGGACAGGTTCATGAAAAATTGACAGAAAGTTTTGAACATCAATTACATGATTTTATTTCTTATAAAGAAGAAATTATGTATACGATGCTACAACTTTTAACCCAGTCATTAAATCAACAAAATTATATTTTGAGTGGGAAGTCAAATATTTTAAAACAACCTGAATTTAACGATTTAGATAAAGCGTATCATTTATTTAATATGATTGAAGCTGATGAAATTGTTAAAGTAATAGAAGCCGACGAAGACGGCCATCAATTAACGGTTAAAATTGGACAAGAGAATGAGATTAAAGCGATGGAGAATTGTACGCTAATTACAGTTCCTTATCAGATTAGTGATCATGAATTTGGTAAAATTGCGGTACTAGGTCCGACCCGAATGGAGTATCGTAAAATTATTCCACTTCTTGAACAAGTTGCTCGAATCATGTCTGATTTATATAAATAG
- the trxA gene encoding thioredoxin, with product MSVIHATEESFAQEIASGLVLVDFYADWCGPCKMIAPVLDELATELEGTAKIVKVNVDNCPAVAAEYKVMSIPTLILFKDGQAVQQTVGFQPKASLLSLIETNK from the coding sequence ATGTCAGTCATTCATGCAACAGAAGAATCATTTGCTCAAGAAATCGCAAGTGGATTAGTATTAGTTGACTTCTATGCTGATTGGTGTGGACCATGTAAAATGATTGCACCAGTTTTAGATGAATTAGCAACAGAGTTAGAAGGAACAGCAAAAATTGTTAAAGTAAACGTAGATAACTGTCCAGCAGTTGCAGCTGAATATAAAGTAATGTCAATTCCAACATTAATTTTATTCAAAGATGGACAAGCAGTTCAACAAACAGTAGGTTTCCAACCTAAAGCCTCATTATTATCATTAATTGAAACAAATAAATAA
- the dnaJ gene encoding molecular chaperone DnaJ gives MAKRDYYEVLGVSKSASDIEIKRAYRKLAKQYHPDVSTEENAEEKFKEVQEAYDVLSDEQKRAAYDQFGHAGAEGFGGQGGFGGFGGFGGAGGFEDIGDIFESMFGGGFGGFGGGASRRNPNAPQRGNDLQQAITISFEEAAFGTTKEISVNREEECTKCGGSGARSKDDVETCSRCSGSGRVTEVQNTILGRVQTQTVCPDCHGAGKKIKHKCDACHGRGTVNKTKTIEVKVPAGIDDGQQIRLSGQGEAGRNGGPSGDLYVAFRVLPHDFFIRDGYDLRCEIPISFSQAALGAEVEVPTLNGKVALKIPEGTQSGTEFRVRNKGIKYINREMTGDLYVKVKLVVPKKLNHRQRELLHEFDQLEDKSGSIWDKLKKAFK, from the coding sequence ATGGCAAAACGTGATTATTATGAAGTCCTTGGGGTTTCAAAATCAGCAAGTGATATCGAAATCAAACGTGCTTATCGTAAATTAGCGAAACAATACCATCCCGATGTTTCAACAGAGGAAAATGCAGAAGAGAAATTTAAAGAAGTTCAAGAAGCTTATGATGTGTTAAGTGATGAACAAAAACGTGCTGCATATGATCAGTTTGGACATGCAGGAGCAGAAGGCTTTGGTGGACAAGGTGGATTTGGTGGCTTTGGAGGCTTCGGCGGTGCCGGAGGATTTGAAGACATTGGTGATATTTTTGAAAGTATGTTCGGCGGAGGATTTGGTGGCTTTGGCGGAGGTGCCAGTCGTCGTAATCCAAATGCTCCACAACGCGGAAATGATTTACAACAAGCCATTACTATTTCATTTGAAGAGGCAGCCTTTGGAACAACGAAAGAAATTTCAGTTAATCGTGAAGAAGAGTGTACGAAATGTGGTGGAAGTGGTGCGCGTTCAAAAGATGATGTGGAAACATGTTCACGTTGTAGTGGAAGCGGTCGCGTAACTGAAGTTCAAAATACGATTTTAGGTCGCGTGCAAACACAAACTGTTTGTCCAGATTGTCATGGAGCTGGTAAGAAAATTAAACATAAGTGTGATGCTTGTCATGGTCGTGGAACAGTTAATAAAACAAAAACAATTGAAGTCAAAGTTCCTGCAGGAATTGATGATGGACAACAAATCCGCTTAAGTGGACAAGGTGAAGCGGGACGTAATGGTGGTCCAAGTGGTGATTTATATGTCGCATTCCGTGTTTTACCACATGATTTCTTCATCCGTGATGGATACGATTTACGTTGTGAAATTCCAATTTCATTCTCTCAAGCGGCATTAGGAGCAGAAGTTGAAGTTCCAACGTTAAATGGTAAAGTAGCGTTGAAGATTCCGGAAGGAACTCAATCAGGGACTGAGTTTAGAGTTCGTAATAAAGGAATTAAGTACATTAACCGCGAAATGACGGGAGACTTATACGTTAAAGTTAAATTAGTCGTACCTAAAAAACTTAACCATCGTCAACGTGAATTATTACATGAATTTGATCAATTAGAAGATAAATCAGGATCAATTTGGGATAAGTTAAAAAAAGCTTTTAAATAA